A genomic stretch from Coffea arabica cultivar ET-39 chromosome 10c, Coffea Arabica ET-39 HiFi, whole genome shotgun sequence includes:
- the LOC113712219 gene encoding uncharacterized protein — MDKSDVEMEDAGTMPQEGLSHETKSDDALGTPDAHVNKPQGQQLPSHQTSAELQGNAEAAADPLAHEEHGEPNVVGENNDAQPTNIKAEGSDLNISKVEAEDGSFAGGSEVDGSNGAKAQSEEPNKDNKEVDTTEEPNEDNPSGALEEPNKEATNKAEAAEEEEQLVAETGMKVVSSAAKEETSPENSNEVEDAVDSLFEDQKVFEKADEPKNHTQNGQLPFQLPVSEVPPKKKEAADEAPQGEGEEMVKGSAEDFLENETEDTLNGRKEPGVKSVLPATVSDDNVKLGDKTATRITKPEAGDAPAVNKRQPATPDLPMKYSSKRSGSHSGEASKHVAKDAQMLEGDDGTPEEQAAFVKELETFYRERGMDFKPPKFYGQPLNLCKLWRSVIRLGGYDLVTGSKLWRQVGESFHPPKTCTTVSWTFRIFYEKSLLEYERYKIQSGELQFPVAAVPESAGADNEGNGYQASGSGRARRDAAARAMQGWHVQRLFGYGEVGEPIVKDKSPNNMQKRENKVKSIGSLKQKRTSEMELPVKAQRTETYRQLVTTVVDVGPPADWVKINVRETKDCFEVYALVPGLLREEVRVQSDPAGRLVITGQPEQPDNPWGITAFKKVVSLPARIDPLQTSAVVSLHGRLYVRVPFEQANT, encoded by the exons ATGGATAAAAGTGATGTGGAGATGGAAGATGCAGGAACAATGCCCCAGGAGGGGTTAAGTCACGAAACCAAATCTGATGATGCACTTGGTACTCCAGATGCACATGTCAACAAGCCTCAGGGTCAACAACTTCCCTCCCACCAAACCTCTGCTGAATTACAGGGAAACGCTGAAGCTGCAGCTGATCCTCTTGCCCACGAGGAACACGGTGAGCCCAATGTTGTTGGTGAAAACAACGATGCCCAACCAACCAACATCAAGGCCGAAGGAAGCGACCTAAACATTTCCAAAGTTGAAGCTGAGGATGGAAGTTTTGCCGGCGGTTCTGAGGTTGACGGCTCAAATGGTGCTAAAGCTCAGTCAGAGGAACCAAACAAGGATAATAAGGAGGTTGATACGACAGAGGAACCTAACGAAGATAACCCCAGTGGTGCATTGGAGGAACCAAACAAGGAGGCCACTAACAAGGCAGAAGCGGCAGAGGAAGAGGAGCAATTGGTTGCTGAAACCGGAATGAAGGTCGTTTCGAGTGCAGCAAAAgaagaaacctcccctgaaaaTAGCAATGAGGTTGAAGATGCTGTTGACAGTCTCTTCGAGGACCAAAAGGTTTTTGAAAAGGCCGACGAGCCAAAGAACCATACCCAGAATGGACAACTGCCCTTTCAATTACCAGTGAGTGAGGTTCCTCCCAAAAAGAAAGAAGCTGCGGATGAGGCTCCGCAGGGTGAGGGTGAAGAAATGGTGAAAGGTTCGGCAGAAGATTTTCTTGAGAATGAGACTGAAGATACCCTAAATGGACGCAAAGAACCCGGCGTAAAATCAGTCCTTCCGGCTACAGTATCTGATGACAATGTCAAGTTGGGTGACAAGACAGCGACCAGAATAACTAAACCAGAAGCAGGTGACGCTCCAGCTGTAAATAAGCGTCAGCCAGCTACGCCTGATTTACCTATGAAATATTCAAGCAAGAGGTCTGGAAGTCATAGTGGGGAAGCATCGAAACATGTAGCTAAGGATGcccag ATGCTTGAGGGTGACGATGGAACGCCAGAGGAACAAGCGGCATTTGTAAAGGAACTTGAAACTTTTTACAGGGAGAGGGGAATGGATTTTAAACCACCCAAGTTTTATGGGCAGCCTCTTAACCTTTGCAA GTTATGGAGATCTGTCATTAGATTGGGCGGCTATGATCTG GTCACTGGATCCAAGTTGTGGCGGCAAGTTGGTGAATCCTTTCATCCTCCCAA GACTTGCACTACAGTTTCCTGGACATTCCGCATTTTCTATGAGAAG TCTCTTTTAGAATATGAAAGGTATAAGATACAAAGTGGTGAGCTCCAGTTCCCTGTTGCTGCTGTCCCTGAATCAGCTGGTGCTGACAATGAG GGCAATGGTTACCAAGCTTCAGGATCCGGTAGGGCAAGAAGAGATGCTGCTGCTCGTGCTATGCAAGGTTGGCATGTTCAACGACTTTTTGGATATGGTGAGGTTGGCGAGCCTATTGTAAAG GATAAAAGTCCCAACAATATGCAGAAGCGTGAAAACAAAGTGAAAAGCATTG GCTCACTTAAACAGAAGAGAACAAGTGAGATGGAGCTTCCTGTGAAGGCCCAAAGAACTGAAACATACAGGCA ATTGGTCACAACAGTAGTTGATGTTGGCCCTCCTGCTGATTGGGTGAAGATAAATGTTCGTGAAACT AAAGATTGCTTTGAAGTTTATGCTCTTGTCCCAGGGCTTTTGCGTGAAGAG GTGCGAGTCCAATCTGATCCAGCTGGACGGCTGGTCATTACTGGTCAGCCTGAGCAACCTGATAATCCATGGGGTATTACGGCCTTCAAGAAG GTGGTGAGCTTGCCGGCTAGAATTGATCCACTCCAGACTTCTGCTGTTGTTAGCCTGCACGGACGGCTCTATGTTCGAGTCCCTTTTGAGCAGGCTAATACCTAA
- the LOC140015590 gene encoding 3-hydroxy-3-methylglutaryl coenzyme A reductase 1-like, which translates to MDVRRRPPKPSGPPTNSLDHHHHHQQNKGSSSASARVLDRSPSPTPKASDALPLPLYLTNGIFFTLFFSVAYYLLHRWRDKIRNSTPLHVLTLSDLAAILSLIASFIYLLGFFGIDFVQSFIARPSNDHWDVDVEDERFILDEDRRPRRLPSVVSATPISPSPAPKLMEGPPPTTTTPLGISHPPCPKEEEADEELVNSVVSGDFPSYSLESTLGDCLRAASIRREAVQRITGRSLSGMPLDGFDYDSILGQCCEMPVGYVQIPVGIAGPLLLNGCEYSVPMATTEGCLVASTNRGCKAIYASGGATGILLRDGMTRAPVVRFPTAKRATDLKFFLEDPLNFDTLALVFNKSSRFARLQGTQCSIAGKNLYIRFSCSTGDAMGMNMVSKCVQNVLDFLRSDFSDMDVIGISGNFCSDKKPAAVNWIEGRGKSVVCEATISEEVVNKVLKTTVPALVELNMLKNLTGSAVAGALGGFNAHAANIVSAVFIATGQDPAQNIESSHCITMMEAVNNGKDLHISVTMPSIEVGTVGGGTQLASQSACLNLLGVKGASKESPGSNARLLATIVAGAVLAGELSLMSAIAAGQLVKSHMKYNRSSRDVTKIAS; encoded by the exons ATGGATGTCCGCCGCAGACCGCCAAAGCCTTCTGGTCCTCCAACCAACTCACTtgaccaccaccaccaccaccagcaGAACAAGGGTTCCTCCTCCGCATCCGCCAGAGTCCTGGATCGGTCCCCTTCACCAACCCCCAAGGCCTCCGATGCCCTCCCCCTCCCTCTCTACCTAACCAACGGCATTTTCTTTACCCTCTTCTTCTCCGTCGCCTACTACCTCCTCCACCGCTGGCGTGACAAGATCCGCAACTCCACCCCTCTCCACGTCCTTACCCTCTCCGACCTCGCCGCCATTCTCTCTCTCATCGCCTCCTTCATTTATTTGTTAGGTTTTTTCGGTATTGATTTTGTTCAATCCTTCATTGCCCGCCCATCTAACGACCACTGGGACGTCGACGTTGAGGACGAAAGATTCATCCTCGACGAAGATCGTCGCCCCCGCCGCCTTCCCTCCGTCGTCTCCGCCACccccatttccccttcccccgcGCCTAAGTTAATGGAGGGTCCTccacccaccaccaccacccccctCGGCATCAGCCACCCCCCTTGCcccaaagaagaagaagcagacgAGGAGCTCGTCAACTCTGTGGTTTCCGGCGATTTCCCTTCCTACTCCTTGGAATCAACTTTAGGAGATTGTCTCCGAGCGGCCTCCATTCGCCGAGAGGCGGTGCAGAGGATTACTGGGAGGTCGCTTTCCGGTATGCCGTTGGACGGGTTTGATTATGACTCTATTCTGGGGCAGTGTTGCGAGATGCCTGTTGGATACGTGCAGATTCCGGTGGGCATTGCTGGGCCCCTGTTGCTCAACGGCTGCGAGTACTCGGTGCCAATGGCCACTACGGAGGGCTGTTTGGTAGCCAGTACCAACAGAGGTTGCAAGGCCATCTATGCATCCGGAGGAGCCACCGGTATCCTGTTGAGAGATGGGATGACCAGAGCCCCTGTTGTCAGGTTCCCCACTGCCAAAAGGGCCACTGACTTGAAGTTCTTCTTGGAGGACCCTCTTAATTTCGATACATTGGCGCTCGTTTTTAACAA GTCAAGCAGATTTGCTAGGCTTCAGGGTACTCAATGCTCTATTGCAGGAAAAAATCTATATATCAGATTTAGCTGCAGCACTGGAGATGCTATGGGAATGAACATGGTGTCTAAATGTGTTCAGAATGTTCTGGACTTCCTTCGTAGTGATTTTAGCGATATGGATGTTATTGGTATCTCAG GGAATTTTTGTTCTGATAAAAAACCTGCTGCTGTAAATTGGATTGAAGGACGCGGAAAGTCGGTTGTTTGTGAGGCAACCATTAGTGAAGAGGTAGTCAACAAGGTACTGAAAACCACCGTACCAGCACTTGTAGAGCTTAACATGCTCAAGAACCTTACTGGTTCTGCTGTAGCTGGTGCTCTTGGTGGCTTCAATGCGCATGCTGCCAATATCGTCTCTGCAGTTTTTATAGCTACTGGCCAGGATCCAGCACAAAACATTGAAAGTTCTCACTGCATCACTATGATGGAGGCTGTCAACAATGGGAAGGATCTTCACATCTCCGTCACAATGCCTTCCATTGAG GTTGGTACTGTAGGTGGTGGAACTCAACTTGCTTCTCAGTCGGCATGCCTCAACTTGCTTGGGGTGAAGGGGGCAAGTAAAGAGTCGCCAGGATCAAATGCCAGGTTGCTAGCCACGATTGTAGCCGGTGCAGTACTTGCCGGGGAGCTATCACTGATGTCAGCCATTGCAGCTGGGCAGCTGGTCAAAAGTCACATGAAATACAACAGATCAAGCAGGGATGTCACCAAAATTGCCTCGTAG